A single Pseudomonas brassicacearum DNA region contains:
- a CDS encoding LPS-assembly protein LptD: MALKSPAFRKKFPLLVTGSLLALQPLASSFVVAAQQYDCSVSASGAWDCAPKTPAAALPPRPVHDGSAVSDSGATAADSSSGEEAGEKPMLVTEAKGRGLKSRSADYSHLDWVPRENLTPAQLAETGPYCSGAYIEPTRPGMNDKTAKSDAPTFLGAKASRYQQEEQVATLAGDVVMRQGSMQVEADEANLYQAENRGELSGNVRVRDNGALIVGDHADVQLDTGEAKVDNAEYVMHKSRIRGNALYAKRAENAIIRLKDGTYTTCEPNSNAWTLKGNNITLNPATGFGTATNVTLRVKDIPVLYTPYIYFPIDDRRQSGFLPPTIGSGSDTGFLLVTPYYFNLAPNYDATLYPRYMSKRGLLMEGEFRYLTKSSEGQFGAAYLNDEEDERAKQSDYSKTRYMYNWQHKGGLDSRVLTEVDYTKISDPYYFQDLQTDQIGVESRDYVNQQGAVSYRGDNYVARLNAQAYQMATISKITPYNRLPQITFNGALPQHPYGLDFAYKTELVRFDRNLRDGLYSDEDGVTTPWLDTRVWGLARANGNRMNLAPVISLPMNASYGYIKPSLKYQYTQYDLDLDGEGKGDIAGQTAEQDRLRGTYSSSQSRGVPIASIDSGLYFDRDTQWFGTNYRQTLEPRLFYLYVPEKDQSDIPVFDTSESTFSYSSLFRDNRFTGSDRVGDENKLSLGVTSRWIEENGFERQRISVGQALYFKDREVQLPGIDFKTREDAKSDVSPYALEYEYRWNRDWRTTATYNWDPDTRSPRSGSAMFHYQPEDNPNKVINAGYRYRNDQVRYDEATGTWQVGGGDYGTPGTPGYVKDYYKIKQHDFSVIWPIVPQWNVISRWQYDYNRNRTLEAFGGFEYDNCCWKLRLINRYWVDYEEFSQAAPENEKGDHGVFLQIVLKGLGGLTGAKVESFLDKGIQGYREREDQAF, translated from the coding sequence ATGGCATTGAAATCCCCCGCGTTTCGTAAAAAATTTCCGTTGCTGGTCACCGGCAGTCTGCTGGCCCTGCAACCCCTGGCCTCTTCATTCGTCGTCGCGGCGCAGCAGTATGACTGCTCCGTCTCCGCTTCGGGTGCCTGGGACTGTGCGCCCAAGACACCGGCCGCCGCGTTGCCGCCGCGTCCCGTGCATGACGGCAGCGCGGTTTCCGACAGCGGCGCAACTGCAGCCGACAGCAGCTCGGGCGAGGAAGCCGGCGAAAAGCCGATGCTCGTTACCGAAGCCAAGGGCCGTGGCCTGAAGTCGCGCAGTGCAGACTACAGCCACCTGGATTGGGTTCCACGCGAGAACCTCACCCCGGCGCAATTGGCTGAAACCGGGCCTTACTGCTCGGGTGCCTATATCGAGCCGACCCGTCCTGGCATGAACGACAAGACGGCCAAGAGCGACGCCCCCACCTTCCTCGGCGCCAAGGCTTCACGCTATCAGCAGGAAGAACAGGTGGCGACCCTGGCCGGTGACGTGGTCATGCGCCAAGGCAGCATGCAGGTCGAGGCCGACGAGGCCAACTTGTACCAGGCCGAGAACCGTGGCGAGCTGAGCGGCAACGTGCGGGTTCGCGACAACGGGGCGCTGATCGTCGGCGATCACGCCGATGTACAGCTGGACACCGGCGAAGCCAAGGTCGACAACGCCGAATACGTGATGCACAAGTCGCGCATCCGCGGTAACGCGCTGTACGCCAAGCGCGCCGAGAACGCGATCATCCGCCTCAAGGACGGCACGTACACCACGTGTGAACCGAACAGCAACGCCTGGACCCTCAAGGGCAACAACATCACCCTGAACCCAGCCACCGGCTTCGGTACCGCGACCAACGTGACGCTTCGGGTCAAGGACATTCCAGTCCTGTACACGCCTTATATTTATTTCCCGATCGACGACCGTCGCCAGTCCGGCTTCCTGCCACCAACCATCGGCAGCGGCAGCGATACCGGCTTCCTGCTGGTCACGCCGTACTACTTCAACCTGGCGCCGAACTACGATGCCACGTTGTACCCGCGCTACATGAGCAAGCGTGGCCTGTTGATGGAAGGCGAGTTCCGCTACCTGACCAAGTCCAGCGAAGGTCAGTTCGGCGCGGCGTATCTCAACGACGAAGAAGACGAACGCGCCAAGCAGTCCGACTACAGCAAGACCCGCTACATGTACAACTGGCAGCACAAGGGCGGCCTCGACTCGCGCGTGCTGACGGAAGTCGACTACACCAAGATCAGCGACCCTTACTACTTCCAGGATTTGCAGACCGACCAGATCGGTGTCGAGTCCAGGGATTATGTAAACCAGCAAGGGGCCGTCAGCTATCGAGGGGACAACTACGTTGCCCGCTTGAATGCCCAGGCTTACCAGATGGCGACGATTTCGAAGATCACGCCATATAACCGCCTGCCGCAGATCACTTTCAACGGTGCGCTGCCGCAGCATCCGTACGGCCTGGATTTCGCCTACAAAACCGAACTGGTTCGATTTGATCGGAATCTGCGCGATGGTCTCTATAGTGATGAAGATGGCGTCACGACACCGTGGCTGGATACTCGGGTTTGGGGCCTTGCCCGGGCGAATGGCAATCGCATGAACCTGGCGCCTGTCATCAGCCTGCCGATGAACGCAAGTTATGGCTATATCAAGCCATCACTCAAGTACCAGTACACCCAATATGATCTGGATTTGGACGGCGAAGGCAAAGGTGACATCGCTGGACAGACCGCAGAACAGGATCGTCTGCGCGGCACCTATAGCAGCAGCCAGAGCCGTGGCGTTCCAATCGCCAGCATCGACAGCGGCTTGTATTTTGACCGCGATACCCAATGGTTTGGCACCAACTATCGCCAGACCCTGGAACCACGCTTGTTCTACCTCTATGTACCGGAGAAGGATCAGAGCGATATTCCGGTCTTCGATACCAGCGAATCGACCTTCAGCTATTCCTCGCTGTTCCGGGACAACCGCTTTACCGGCTCCGACCGTGTCGGCGACGAAAACAAGCTGTCCCTGGGCGTAACCAGCCGCTGGATCGAAGAAAACGGTTTCGAACGCCAGCGTATCAGCGTCGGCCAGGCCCTGTACTTCAAGGATCGCGAAGTCCAGTTGCCGGGCATCGACTTCAAGACACGTGAAGACGCCAAGTCGGACGTCTCCCCATACGCCCTGGAATACGAATACCGTTGGAACCGCGACTGGCGCACCACCGCCACCTACAACTGGGACCCGGACACTCGCAGCCCTCGCTCGGGCAGCGCGATGTTCCACTACCAGCCGGAAGACAACCCGAACAAAGTCATCAACGCCGGTTACCGCTATCGCAACGACCAGGTCCGTTACGACGAAGCTACCGGTACATGGCAAGTGGGCGGTGGCGACTACGGCACCCCGGGTACTCCTGGCTACGTGAAGGACTACTACAAAATCAAGCAGCACGACTTCTCGGTCATATGGCCGATCGTGCCGCAGTGGAACGTAATCAGCCGCTGGCAGTATGACTACAACCGCAACCGCACCCTGGAAGCCTTCGGTGGTTTCGAATATGACAACTGCTGCTGGAAACTGCGCCTGATCAACCGTTACTGGGTCGACTATGAAGAATTCAGTCAAGCCGCCCCGGAAAACGAAAAAGGCGACCACGGCGTCTTCCTCCAAATTGTTCTGAAGGGACTCGGCGGCCTGACTGGCGCCAAGGTAGAGAGCTTCCTCGACAAAGGCATCCAAGGTTATCGTGAACGTGAAGACCAAGCTTTCTGA
- the surA gene encoding peptidylprolyl isomerase SurA, with the protein MKTKLSDCLRPLMLGALFLGTAANAAVQPIDKVVAIVDNDVVMQSQLDQRVHEVQQTIAKRGGGLPPPGVLDQQVLERLIVENLQLQIGERSGIRITDEELNQAVGTIAQRNNMSVDQFRAALARDGLSYEDARDQIRREMIISRVRQRRVAERIQVSEQEVKNFLASDLGKMQLSEELHLANILIPTPESANSEAIQSAYRQAMDVYQQLKQGADFGQMAIAKSGSDNALEGGDMGWRKPAQLPPPFDRELSAMAVGDITQPARTPGGFIILKVLEKRGGGTQVRDEVHVRHILIKPSEIRSEAETKRLAEKLYDRIEAGEDFAELAKSFSEDPGSALNGGDLNWVDPNALVPEFRQVMANTPQGQLSKPFKSPYGWHVLEVLGRRATDSTTQAREQQAMTVLRNRKYDEELQTWLRQIRDEAYVEIKLPGADQAAQ; encoded by the coding sequence GTGAAGACCAAGCTTTCTGATTGTCTGCGCCCGCTGATGCTGGGCGCGCTGTTCCTGGGTACTGCGGCCAACGCCGCGGTACAGCCCATCGATAAAGTGGTGGCCATCGTCGACAACGACGTGGTCATGCAGAGCCAGCTGGACCAGCGCGTCCATGAAGTGCAGCAAACCATCGCCAAGCGCGGTGGTGGCCTGCCGCCGCCAGGCGTGCTGGACCAGCAAGTGCTCGAACGCCTGATCGTCGAAAACCTGCAGTTGCAGATCGGCGAACGTTCCGGCATTCGCATCACCGATGAAGAACTGAACCAGGCCGTTGGCACCATTGCCCAGCGCAATAACATGAGCGTCGACCAGTTCCGTGCCGCCCTGGCTCGCGACGGCCTCTCCTACGAGGACGCCCGCGATCAGATCCGCCGCGAAATGATCATCAGCCGTGTGCGCCAACGCCGTGTAGCCGAACGCATCCAGGTGTCAGAGCAGGAAGTGAAGAACTTCCTCGCCTCTGACCTGGGCAAGATGCAGCTTTCCGAAGAACTGCACCTGGCGAACATCCTGATTCCTACCCCGGAAAGCGCCAACTCCGAAGCGATCCAGAGCGCTTATCGACAGGCGATGGATGTCTACCAACAGCTCAAGCAAGGCGCTGATTTCGGTCAGATGGCCATTGCCAAGTCGGGCAGCGACAACGCCTTGGAAGGCGGCGACATGGGCTGGCGCAAACCCGCTCAACTGCCGCCTCCGTTCGACCGCGAACTGAGCGCCATGGCCGTGGGCGACATCACCCAGCCAGCGCGCACGCCAGGCGGCTTCATCATCCTGAAAGTGCTGGAAAAACGCGGTGGCGGAACCCAGGTGCGTGACGAAGTGCATGTTCGCCACATCCTGATCAAGCCCAGCGAGATTCGCAGCGAAGCCGAGACCAAGCGCCTGGCGGAGAAACTCTACGATCGCATCGAAGCGGGCGAAGACTTCGCCGAACTGGCCAAGAGTTTCTCGGAAGACCCGGGCTCGGCCCTCAACGGCGGCGACCTGAACTGGGTCGACCCCAATGCATTGGTTCCTGAATTCCGCCAGGTCATGGCCAACACGCCGCAAGGCCAACTGTCCAAGCCGTTCAAGAGCCCTTATGGCTGGCACGTGCTGGAAGTCCTTGGCCGCCGCGCCACCGACAGTACCACCCAGGCTCGTGAACAGCAGGCGATGACGGTCTTGCGCAACCGCAAATACGACGAAGAGCTGCAAACCTGGCTGCGGCAGATTCGCGACGAAGCCTACGTTGAAATCAAACTTCCTGGTGCAGACCAGGCAGCGCAGTGA
- the pdxA gene encoding 4-hydroxythreonine-4-phosphate dehydrogenase PdxA, which yields MKPKRFALTPGEPAGIGPDLCLLLASQAQPYPLIAITSRDLLLERAAQLGVVVKLLPVTPQAWPDVPAPANSLYVWDTPLGAPVVTGHLDKANAAFVLETLTRASQGCLDGAFAGMITAPVHKGVINESGIAFSGHTEFLAELTHTPQVVMMLATRGLRVALVTTHLPLRDIADAITAQRLERVTRILHADLQEKFGIARPRILVCGLNPHAGEGGHLGREEIDIIEPTLERLRSEGMDLRGPLPADTLFTPKYLEHCDAVLAMYHDQGLPVLKYKGFGAAVNVTLGLPIIRTSVDHGTALDLAGSGKIDTGSLQVALETAYQMAETHL from the coding sequence GTGAAACCCAAGCGTTTTGCGCTGACACCCGGCGAACCAGCCGGCATCGGTCCCGACCTGTGCCTGCTGCTCGCCTCGCAAGCCCAGCCATATCCCCTGATTGCCATCACCAGTCGCGACCTGCTCCTTGAGCGGGCCGCGCAACTGGGGGTGGTCGTCAAGCTGTTGCCCGTGACACCGCAGGCCTGGCCGGATGTCCCGGCACCCGCCAATAGCCTGTATGTCTGGGATACGCCCCTGGGCGCTCCGGTCGTCACAGGGCATCTGGACAAGGCCAACGCCGCATTCGTCCTCGAGACCCTGACCCGCGCCAGCCAGGGCTGCCTGGACGGCGCGTTCGCCGGCATGATCACTGCCCCCGTGCACAAAGGCGTGATCAACGAATCCGGGATTGCCTTTTCCGGGCACACCGAATTCCTGGCTGAGCTGACCCACACCCCGCAAGTGGTGATGATGCTCGCCACCCGAGGCTTGCGCGTGGCCCTGGTGACCACTCACCTGCCCTTGCGGGACATCGCCGACGCCATCACCGCACAACGCCTGGAGCGGGTCACGCGCATCCTGCACGCCGACCTGCAGGAAAAATTCGGCATCGCCCGGCCACGCATCCTCGTCTGCGGGCTCAATCCCCATGCCGGCGAAGGCGGACACCTGGGCCGTGAAGAAATCGACATCATCGAACCCACCTTGGAGCGCTTGCGCAGCGAGGGCATGGACCTGCGTGGCCCGCTGCCTGCCGACACTCTGTTTACCCCAAAATATCTGGAGCACTGCGACGCGGTGCTGGCGATGTACCACGACCAGGGCCTGCCCGTGCTGAAGTACAAAGGCTTTGGCGCGGCGGTCAACGTGACGCTGGGCCTGCCGATCATCCGCACCTCCGTGGACCATGGCACCGCCCTGGATCTGGCCGGCAGCGGCAAGATCGATACCGGCAGCCTGCAAGTCGCCCTGGAAACCGCCTACCAGATGGCCGAGACCCATTTATGA
- the rsmA gene encoding 16S rRNA (adenine(1518)-N(6)/adenine(1519)-N(6))-dimethyltransferase RsmA, whose translation MTEQYQHRARKRFGQNFLHDAGVIDRILRSIRAKPDDRLLEIGPGQGALTEGLLDSGAQLDVVELDKDLVPILNQQFAGRSNFNLHQGDALKFDFNSLNAAPNSLRVVGNLPYNISTPLIFHLLSNAGLIRDMHFMLQKEVVERLAAGPGGGDWGRLSIMVQYHCRVEHLFNVGPGAFNPPPKVDSAIVRLVPHAVLPHPAKDHRLLERVVREAFNQRRKTLRNTLKLLLSSAEIEAAGVDGSLRPEQLDLAAFVRLADKLSEQVAPQVDAN comes from the coding sequence ATGACCGAGCAATACCAACACCGCGCGCGCAAGCGTTTCGGCCAGAACTTCCTGCATGACGCCGGCGTGATCGATCGCATCCTGCGTTCCATCCGGGCCAAGCCCGACGACCGCCTGCTGGAAATCGGCCCGGGCCAGGGCGCCCTGACCGAGGGCCTGCTCGACAGCGGCGCGCAACTGGACGTGGTGGAACTGGACAAGGACCTGGTCCCGATCCTTAACCAGCAGTTCGCCGGCAGGAGCAATTTCAACCTGCACCAGGGCGACGCGCTGAAGTTCGACTTCAATAGCCTGAACGCCGCGCCGAACAGCCTGCGGGTAGTGGGCAACCTGCCGTACAACATCTCCACGCCGCTGATCTTCCACCTGCTGAGCAACGCCGGCCTGATCCGCGACATGCACTTCATGCTGCAAAAAGAAGTGGTCGAGCGCCTCGCCGCCGGCCCGGGCGGGGGTGACTGGGGCCGCCTGTCGATCATGGTCCAGTACCATTGCCGGGTCGAGCACCTGTTCAACGTAGGCCCGGGCGCCTTCAACCCGCCGCCGAAAGTCGATTCGGCTATCGTCCGCCTGGTACCCCACGCCGTCCTGCCGCACCCGGCCAAGGATCATCGCCTGCTGGAACGTGTGGTGCGCGAAGCGTTCAACCAGCGCCGCAAAACCTTGCGCAACACCTTGAAACTGCTGCTCAGCAGCGCCGAAATCGAAGCCGCCGGCGTCGATGGCAGCCTGCGCCCAGAGCAGTTGGACCTGGCAGCGTTCGTGCGCCTGGCCGACAAACTCAGTGAACAGGTCGCCCCGCAAGTCGACGCCAACTGA
- the apaG gene encoding Co2+/Mg2+ efflux protein ApaG has translation MSDPRYQVDVSVTTRFLAEQSQPEHDRFAFAYSITVRNNGSLPARLLSRHWIITDGDGHVEEVRGEGVVGQQPLIDAGKSHSYSSGTVMTTKVGTMQGTYQMQAEDGKRFDAVIKPFRLAVPGALH, from the coding sequence ATGTCCGATCCTCGTTACCAGGTCGACGTCAGCGTCACCACCCGTTTTCTGGCAGAACAGTCGCAACCCGAGCATGACCGCTTCGCCTTCGCCTACAGCATTACCGTGCGCAACAACGGCTCCCTGCCGGCCAGGCTGCTGTCGCGGCACTGGATCATCACCGACGGCGATGGCCATGTCGAAGAAGTGCGTGGCGAAGGTGTGGTCGGCCAGCAGCCATTGATCGACGCTGGCAAAAGCCACAGCTACAGCAGCGGCACAGTGATGACGACCAAGGTCGGCACCATGCAGGGCACCTACCAGATGCAGGCCGAGGACGGCAAACGCTTCGACGCCGTCATAAAGCCTTTCCGCCTGGCCGTGCCCGGAGCCCTGCACTGA
- a CDS encoding symmetrical bis(5'-nucleosyl)-tetraphosphatase, producing MATYAVGDLQGCLDPLKCLLERVAFDPQKDTLWLVGDLVNRGPQSLETLRFLYSIRQSLVCVLGNHDLHLLAAWQNIERLKKSDTLSEILDAHDCVELLEWLRQQKLMHYDEARNLALVHAGIPPQWSLRKALKCAGEVEQALRDDNLLAPYLDGMYGNEPVKWDNDLTGSARLRIITNYFTRMRFCTRDGKLDLKGKEGIETAPPGYAPWFKHSERKTRNLKIIFGHWAALGGQCDEPGVFALDTGCVWGSAMTLMNVDTGEQLRCDCDEQGHAKTHQPTTAPLPAGTAV from the coding sequence ATGGCCACGTATGCGGTCGGCGACCTGCAAGGCTGCCTCGACCCGCTCAAGTGCCTGCTGGAGCGCGTTGCCTTCGATCCTCAAAAAGACACGCTGTGGCTGGTGGGCGACCTGGTCAACCGTGGCCCGCAATCCCTTGAGACGTTGCGTTTTCTCTACAGCATCCGCCAGTCGCTGGTGTGCGTGCTCGGTAACCACGACCTGCATCTGCTGGCTGCCTGGCAGAACATCGAGCGCCTGAAAAAATCCGACACCTTGAGTGAAATTCTCGACGCCCACGATTGCGTTGAACTGCTGGAGTGGCTGCGCCAGCAGAAGCTCATGCATTACGACGAGGCGCGCAACCTGGCGCTGGTCCATGCTGGCATCCCGCCCCAATGGTCCTTGCGCAAGGCGCTCAAGTGCGCCGGCGAAGTCGAACAGGCATTGCGCGACGACAATCTATTGGCCCCTTACCTGGATGGCATGTACGGCAACGAGCCGGTCAAGTGGGACAATGACCTTACCGGCAGCGCCCGTCTTCGCATCATTACTAATTATTTCACGCGCATGCGCTTCTGCACCCGCGACGGCAAGCTCGATCTCAAGGGCAAGGAAGGCATCGAGACGGCACCGCCCGGCTATGCCCCCTGGTTCAAGCACAGTGAGCGCAAGACCCGTAACCTGAAGATCATTTTCGGGCACTGGGCGGCACTGGGTGGCCAATGCGACGAACCCGGCGTCTTTGCCCTCGATACCGGTTGCGTGTGGGGCAGCGCCATGACGCTGATGAACGTCGACACCGGCGAGCAACTGCGTTGCGATTGCGACGAACAGGGCCACGCCAAAACCCATCAACCGACCACTGCACCATTGCCGGCCGGCACTGCCGTTTGA
- the glpE gene encoding thiosulfate sulfurtransferase GlpE, translating into MSEFKRIPPEQAQALREQGAVVVDVRDPATFAASHISGSRHLDNHSIADFIHAADLDAPTVVVCYHGNSSQSAAAYLVSQGFSDVYSLDGGFELWRATYPAETAQDNQE; encoded by the coding sequence ATGAGCGAATTCAAACGCATCCCCCCGGAACAGGCCCAGGCCTTGCGCGAGCAAGGCGCGGTCGTCGTCGATGTCCGCGACCCAGCCACTTTTGCGGCTTCGCATATCAGTGGCTCCCGGCATCTGGATAACCATTCCATCGCCGACTTCATCCATGCCGCCGACCTCGATGCGCCTACAGTCGTGGTCTGCTATCACGGCAACTCCAGCCAGAGCGCAGCCGCCTATCTGGTCAGCCAGGGCTTCAGCGACGTCTATAGCCTGGACGGCGGTTTTGAGTTGTGGCGTGCGACTTATCCTGCAGAAACAGCGCAAGACAATCAGGAATAA
- a CDS encoding PrkA family serine protein kinase, translating into MSIFSHFQQRFESTRQEEYSLQEYLELCKQDRSAYASAAERLLLAIGEPELLDTSTNSRLSRIFSNKVIRRYPAFADFHGMEECIEQIVSYFRHAAQGLEEKKQILYLLGPVGGGKSSLAEKLKQLIEKVPFFAIKGSPVFESPLGLFNATEDGEILEEDFGIPRRYLNTIMSPWATKRLAEFGGDISQFRVVKLYPSILNQIAVAKTEPGDENNQDISALVGKVDIRKLEEFPQNDADAYSYSGALCRANQGLMEFVEMFKAPIKVLHPLLTATQEGNYNSTEGLGAIPFTGILLAHSNESEWHTFRNNKNNEAFIDRIYIVKVPYCLRVSDEVKIYDKLLFNSSLSKAHCAPDTLKMLAQFTVLSRLKEPENSNIYSKMRVYDGENLKDTDPKAKSIQEYRDNAGVDEGMNGLSTRFAFKILSKVFNFDPHEIAANPVHLLYVLEQQIEQEQFQAETRERYLRFLKEYLAPRYIEFIGKEIQTAYLESYSEYGQNIFDRYVLYADFWIQDQEYRDPETGEILNRVALNEELEKIEKPAGISNPKDFRNEIVNFVLRARANNNGKNPTWLSYEKLRVVIEKKMFSNTEDLLPVISFNAKASKEDQQKHNDFVTRMVERGYTDKQVRLLSEWYLRVRKSQ; encoded by the coding sequence ATGAGCATTTTTAGCCACTTCCAGCAACGTTTCGAGTCCACGCGGCAGGAGGAATACTCGCTGCAGGAATACCTCGAACTCTGCAAGCAGGACCGCAGTGCCTATGCATCGGCTGCGGAGCGTCTGTTGCTGGCAATCGGAGAACCGGAGCTGCTGGATACCTCGACCAACTCGAGGCTCTCGCGAATCTTCTCCAACAAGGTGATTCGCCGCTATCCGGCCTTTGCAGACTTCCACGGGATGGAAGAATGCATCGAACAAATCGTGTCCTATTTCCGCCATGCCGCCCAAGGCCTGGAAGAGAAAAAACAAATCCTTTATCTGCTTGGCCCCGTGGGTGGTGGTAAATCATCCCTGGCCGAGAAGCTCAAGCAATTGATCGAAAAAGTGCCCTTCTTTGCCATCAAGGGCTCGCCGGTGTTCGAATCGCCCCTGGGGCTGTTCAACGCCACCGAGGATGGCGAGATCCTCGAGGAGGATTTCGGCATCCCACGCCGCTACCTCAATACCATCATGTCGCCATGGGCGACCAAGCGCCTGGCCGAGTTCGGCGGTGACATCAGCCAGTTCCGGGTGGTCAAGCTCTACCCATCGATCCTCAACCAGATCGCAGTGGCCAAGACCGAACCGGGTGACGAAAACAACCAGGATATTTCCGCCCTGGTGGGCAAGGTCGATATCCGTAAACTGGAAGAATTTCCACAGAACGACGCCGACGCCTACAGCTATTCAGGTGCACTGTGCCGGGCCAACCAGGGCCTGATGGAATTCGTCGAGATGTTCAAGGCGCCCATCAAGGTGCTGCACCCGCTGCTGACCGCCACCCAGGAAGGCAACTACAACAGCACCGAGGGCCTGGGGGCCATTCCGTTCACCGGCATCCTGCTGGCCCACTCCAACGAATCGGAATGGCATACCTTCCGCAACAACAAGAACAACGAGGCCTTCATCGACCGGATCTACATCGTCAAGGTGCCGTACTGCCTGCGAGTGAGCGATGAGGTGAAGATCTACGACAAGCTGCTGTTCAACAGTTCGCTGTCCAAGGCTCATTGCGCCCCCGACACCCTGAAGATGCTTGCCCAGTTCACGGTGCTGTCGCGCCTCAAGGAGCCGGAAAACTCCAACATCTATTCGAAGATGCGCGTGTACGACGGTGAAAACCTCAAGGACACCGATCCGAAGGCCAAGTCGATCCAGGAATACCGCGACAACGCGGGGGTCGACGAGGGGATGAACGGGCTGTCTACACGTTTTGCGTTCAAGATCCTGTCCAAGGTCTTCAACTTCGACCCTCACGAGATCGCGGCCAACCCGGTTCACCTGCTGTATGTGCTGGAACAGCAGATCGAGCAAGAGCAATTCCAGGCCGAAACCCGCGAGCGTTACCTGCGCTTCCTCAAGGAATACCTGGCCCCGCGCTACATCGAGTTCATCGGCAAGGAAATCCAGACGGCGTACCTGGAGTCCTACAGCGAGTACGGCCAGAACATCTTCGACCGCTACGTGCTGTACGCAGACTTCTGGATCCAGGACCAGGAATACCGCGACCCGGAAACCGGCGAAATACTCAATCGCGTGGCCCTCAACGAGGAACTTGAGAAAATCGAGAAACCGGCGGGCATCAGCAATCCGAAGGACTTCCGCAACGAGATCGTCAACTTCGTGCTCCGCGCCCGGGCCAACAACAACGGCAAGAACCCAACCTGGCTGAGCTATGAAAAGCTGCGGGTGGTCATCGAGAAGAAAATGTTCTCCAACACCGAAGACCTGCTGCCAGTCATCAGCTTCAACGCCAAGGCCAGCAAGGAGGACCAGCAAAAACACAACGATTTCGTCACACGCATGGTCGAACGTGGCTACACCGACAAACAGGTACGACTGCTCTCCGAGTGGTATCTGCGGGTCCGGAAATCGCAGTAA
- a CDS encoding YeaH/YhbH family protein — protein sequence MSYVIDRRLNGKNKSTVNRQRFLRRYRDHIKKAVEEAVSRRSITDMEHGEQISIPGRDIDEPVLHHGRGGKQTVVHPGNKEFTSGEHIPRPQGGGGGKGPGKAGNSGEGMDEFVFQITQEEFLEFMFEDLELPNLVKRNLTGTDTFKTVRAGISNEGNPSRINIIRTLRSAHARRIALSGSSRAKLREAKEELARLKREEPDNFGDIQDLEAEIEKLSARIHRVPFLDTFDLKYNLLVKQPNPSSKAVMFCLMDVSGSMTQATKDIAKRFFILLYLFLKRNYDKIDVVFIRHHTSAREVDEEEFFYSRETGGTIVSSALKLMQEIMAERYPANEWNIYAAQASDGDNWNDDSPICRDILINQIMPFVQYYTYVEITPREHQALWYEYERIAEAFSDTFAQQQLVSAGDIYPVFRELFQRRLVT from the coding sequence ATGAGCTATGTGATCGACCGACGCCTTAATGGCAAGAACAAGAGCACGGTGAACCGCCAGCGATTTCTGCGGCGTTACCGTGACCACATCAAGAAGGCCGTTGAAGAGGCGGTCAGCCGGCGCTCCATTACCGACATGGAACACGGCGAACAGATCAGTATCCCCGGCCGCGACATCGACGAGCCGGTGCTCCACCATGGTCGCGGCGGCAAACAGACCGTCGTGCACCCCGGCAACAAGGAATTCACCAGTGGTGAGCACATTCCCCGTCCCCAGGGCGGAGGCGGCGGCAAGGGGCCCGGCAAGGCCGGCAACTCCGGCGAAGGCATGGATGAGTTCGTGTTCCAGATTACCCAGGAGGAATTCCTGGAGTTCATGTTCGAGGACCTGGAACTGCCCAACCTGGTCAAGCGCAACCTGACTGGCACCGACACCTTCAAGACCGTGCGTGCTGGTATCAGCAATGAAGGCAATCCATCACGTATCAACATCATCCGCACCCTTCGTTCAGCCCACGCCCGGCGCATCGCGCTGTCGGGCAGCAGCCGGGCAAAACTACGCGAGGCCAAGGAAGAACTGGCCCGCCTGAAACGCGAAGAACCTGACAATTTCGGCGATATTCAGGACCTTGAAGCGGAAATCGAGAAACTCAGCGCCCGCATCCACCGCGTACCGTTCCTCGACACGTTCGACCTCAAGTACAACCTGCTGGTGAAACAGCCAAACCCCAGCTCCAAGGCGGTGATGTTCTGCCTGATGGACGTCTCCGGTTCCATGACCCAGGCCACCAAGGACATCGCCAAGCGCTTCTTCATCCTGTTGTACCTGTTCCTGAAACGGAACTACGACAAGATCGATGTAGTGTTCATCCGCCATCACACCAGTGCCAGGGAAGTGGACGAAGAGGAGTTTTTCTACTCCAGGGAAACCGGCGGCACCATTGTCTCCAGCGCCCTGAAGCTGATGCAGGAGATCATGGCCGAGCGCTACCCCGCCAACGAATGGAACATCTATGCAGCCCAGGCGTCGGACGGCGACAACTGGAACGACGATTCACCGATCTGCCGTGACATCCTGATCAACCAGATCATGCCGTTCGTCCAGTACTACACCTATGTGGAAATCACTCCACGCGAACACCAGGCCTTGTGGTACGAATATGAACGGATTGCCGAAGCTTTTTCCGACACATTTGCCCAACAGCAATTGGTCTCGGCCGGGGATATCTACCCGGTCTTCCGTGAACTCTTCCAGCGCAGGTTAGTGACATGA